The proteins below come from a single Pandoraea apista genomic window:
- a CDS encoding VOC family protein yields the protein MELKALGYLGLRTSKLAEWRDFSTRLLGMQQVDGSAGTRLFRMDERAQRLVVSEGAHDALDFMGWEVDSATDLSALASRLENAGVRVEVGTRALCEQRQVSELIAFCDPVGNRLEAFCSAALATAPFAPGRPLSGFRTGALGMGHVVLHVEDVDALLPFYRDLLGFRTTDYGLTPYKLYFFHLNHRHHSFAMVGSGRRAFHHFMVELCSLDDVGQAYDLAQQEPGRVAYTLGRHLNDQVTSFYVHTPSGFFVEYGWGGLIIDPESWSPHETFGGPSLWGHDRLYDMPEQQKAHLLQMRLEAAANGLRAPNPYVPGF from the coding sequence ATGGAGCTCAAAGCATTGGGATATCTGGGGTTGCGCACCTCGAAGCTCGCCGAGTGGAGGGACTTCAGCACGCGACTACTGGGCATGCAGCAGGTCGACGGCAGCGCTGGCACCCGGCTTTTCCGTATGGATGAGCGTGCCCAGCGCCTGGTGGTGAGTGAAGGTGCCCACGACGCCTTGGACTTCATGGGTTGGGAAGTCGACAGTGCCACCGATCTGTCAGCGCTCGCGTCACGTCTTGAGAATGCGGGAGTTCGCGTCGAGGTCGGCACGCGAGCACTGTGCGAGCAACGTCAAGTGAGCGAGCTGATTGCCTTTTGCGACCCGGTGGGTAATCGCCTTGAGGCCTTCTGTTCGGCCGCGTTGGCCACGGCACCCTTTGCGCCGGGGCGTCCGCTGTCTGGATTCCGTACCGGAGCACTTGGCATGGGGCACGTGGTGTTGCATGTTGAAGACGTCGATGCGCTGTTGCCGTTCTATCGGGACCTGCTCGGCTTTCGGACCACCGACTATGGTCTGACACCTTACAAACTGTACTTTTTCCATCTGAACCATCGGCACCACAGCTTTGCCATGGTGGGCTCCGGGCGGCGTGCGTTCCATCACTTCATGGTGGAGTTGTGCAGTCTGGACGACGTGGGGCAAGCCTACGATCTCGCACAGCAGGAGCCAGGGCGTGTGGCCTACACGCTTGGCAGGCATCTCAACGATCAGGTCACGTCGTTCTACGTGCACACCCCTTCCGGATTCTTTGTCGAGTACGGTTGGGGCGGCTTGATCATCGATCCCGAGAGCTGGTCGCCGCACGAAACCTTTGGCGGGCCCAGTCTGTGGGGGCATGATCGGCTGTATGACATGCCTGAGCAGCAAAAAGCACATCTGCTGCAAATGCGACTTGAGGCCGCAGCCAATGGTCTGCGTGCCCCCAATCCTTACGTCCCCGGGTTCTGA
- a CDS encoding FAD-dependent monooxygenase translates to MKKIPVLIAGGGPVGMTLALALARYGVRSLLVERNPGTTRHPKMDITNARSMECFAQLGLADALRAVAVHPDHNFDVSWVTRMNGHELHRFRYASVTQWRERIREINDGTLPCEAPMRVSQVEIEPVLQRAILDEPLVDARWGVAFEAYAASDEQVVVTLRREEDGTIEQVACEFLVGCDGGGSRVRQQMGVALDGQAAVMQRFMTHFRSDARHLLQRWGVAWHYQSPRGTLIAQNDRDVWTLHTRWPEGVRPENVDPRALVRDFIGEDIDHEVLVSNAWTPHLLVADRYSDGERIFLAGDAAHQYIPTGGYGMNTGIGDACDLGWKLAARVRGFGGAGLTGSYETERRPVGLRNREGSGRHNEMRKTIAGLYDDRLDGDGAQADAHRLSIGERIGELGNAENESFGIELGYVYRDSPIVCADSGTRDASDDPLHYVPSVAPGARLPSVWFDNGTSNHATLGPWFTLVCVGGAVPGNALVSVAARLGIPLAVVMHDTSRWHALFGRGLLLVRPDRHVAWRGEQCDDERQAEAIFARVLGRLAKGN, encoded by the coding sequence ATGAAGAAGATTCCGGTTCTGATTGCTGGCGGCGGGCCCGTTGGCATGACCCTTGCCCTCGCGCTGGCACGTTATGGCGTGCGCAGTCTTTTGGTGGAGCGCAACCCAGGCACGACACGTCATCCGAAGATGGATATCACCAACGCGCGGAGCATGGAGTGTTTTGCGCAGTTGGGCCTGGCCGATGCACTGCGGGCCGTCGCCGTGCACCCTGACCACAACTTTGATGTGTCGTGGGTCACGCGCATGAACGGCCACGAATTGCATCGTTTCCGTTATGCGAGTGTGACGCAATGGCGTGAGCGCATTCGCGAGATCAACGACGGTACGTTGCCGTGCGAAGCGCCGATGCGCGTCTCGCAGGTGGAGATCGAGCCTGTGCTGCAACGCGCCATTCTCGATGAACCGTTGGTGGATGCGCGTTGGGGAGTGGCGTTCGAAGCGTACGCCGCGTCAGACGAACAGGTCGTCGTGACGCTGCGTCGTGAGGAGGACGGGACGATCGAACAGGTGGCCTGCGAATTCCTCGTCGGATGCGATGGCGGCGGCAGTCGTGTGCGCCAGCAAATGGGCGTGGCGCTCGACGGACAAGCGGCCGTGATGCAGCGATTCATGACGCACTTCCGGTCCGACGCGCGTCATCTGCTGCAGCGCTGGGGTGTCGCCTGGCATTACCAATCGCCGAGAGGCACGTTGATTGCGCAGAACGACCGTGACGTCTGGACACTGCACACCCGCTGGCCCGAAGGGGTGCGTCCTGAAAACGTTGATCCCCGGGCGTTGGTGCGGGATTTCATCGGCGAGGATATCGATCACGAGGTATTGGTGTCGAATGCCTGGACGCCTCACTTGCTGGTGGCCGATCGCTACTCGGACGGCGAGCGCATTTTTCTCGCGGGCGATGCCGCCCATCAGTACATTCCGACGGGTGGCTACGGCATGAATACGGGGATCGGGGATGCCTGCGACCTCGGGTGGAAGTTGGCGGCTCGCGTGCGTGGTTTCGGCGGTGCGGGTTTGACGGGTTCCTATGAGACCGAGCGACGGCCTGTCGGCTTGCGCAACCGAGAGGGCTCCGGGCGGCACAACGAGATGCGAAAGACGATCGCGGGCCTGTACGACGACCGGCTTGATGGTGATGGTGCGCAAGCCGATGCCCATCGCCTGTCCATCGGAGAGCGTATCGGCGAGCTGGGCAACGCGGAGAACGAAAGTTTTGGGATTGAGCTGGGCTACGTCTACCGCGATTCGCCGATTGTATGCGCCGACTCAGGCACGCGTGACGCCTCCGACGATCCGCTTCATTACGTGCCGAGCGTCGCGCCGGGGGCGCGGTTGCCCAGCGTGTGGTTCGACAACGGCACCTCAAATCACGCCACGCTGGGGCCGTGGTTCACGTTGGTCTGCGTTGGCGGCGCCGTGCCGGGCAATGCGCTGGTATCGGTGGCTGCCCGGTTGGGGATTCCTCTTGCGGTGGTCATGCACGACACATCGCGCTGGCATGCGCTGTTTGGGCGAGGGCTGCTGCTCGTTCGGCCCGACCGGCATGTGGCCTGGCGCGGCGAACAATGTGACGACGAACGTCAGGCCGAGGCGATTTTCGCCCGAGTACTGGGGCGCTTGGCGAAAGGCAACTAA
- a CDS encoding SDR family NAD(P)-dependent oxidoreductase, which produces MSKGAVVMVTGAAGALGRAVCEMFLARGDTLVAVDLDAQALQTLYGDNERVQTVATDLTRWDATDAALARLPGVSVLCNIAGGFDMGPAVHETADALWQRMMALNVTTLIHACRAVVPGMIAAGGGAVVNVAAASASSGKASMGAYCAAKDAVARLTESMALEVREHGVRVNAVAPSIIDTPANRGAMPDADPTRWVSPRDLAAVIAFLASDQACAVNGAVVPVVGLS; this is translated from the coding sequence ATGTCCAAAGGAGCGGTCGTGATGGTGACCGGTGCCGCTGGCGCTTTGGGCCGGGCGGTATGCGAGATGTTCCTCGCTCGTGGCGATACGTTGGTGGCGGTGGATCTTGACGCGCAGGCGTTGCAGACGCTCTACGGCGATAACGAACGAGTGCAAACCGTCGCGACCGACCTCACGCGATGGGACGCCACCGATGCCGCGCTCGCTCGATTGCCGGGCGTCTCCGTGCTTTGCAATATCGCAGGCGGTTTTGACATGGGGCCGGCGGTGCACGAAACCGCGGATGCGCTGTGGCAACGGATGATGGCGTTGAATGTGACGACGTTGATTCATGCTTGCCGGGCGGTCGTGCCGGGCATGATCGCTGCCGGAGGAGGAGCGGTCGTCAACGTGGCGGCAGCCTCTGCGTCGAGCGGCAAGGCGTCGATGGGGGCCTATTGCGCCGCCAAGGACGCCGTGGCCCGACTCACCGAATCGATGGCGCTTGAGGTGCGAGAACACGGCGTGCGTGTAAACGCCGTGGCGCCGAGCATCATCGATACCCCTGCCAACCGTGGCGCCATGCCCGACGCAGACCCCACGCGGTGGGTCAGTCCTCGAGACCTTGCCGCGGTGATTGCCTTCCTTGCGTCGGATCAGGCGTGTGCCGTCAACGGTGCGGTTGTGCCGGTGGTCGGCCTGTCATGA
- a CDS encoding fumarylacetoacetate hydrolase family protein, with protein sequence MKLVSFELAGKAGYGAVRENGIVDLGRRFGSDAPTLRALLEIDGLAAARRVVEESAADFALADVKLLPVIPNPDKIICVGLNYHDHLAETGRTQTEKPVLFARWPGSQVGHGVDMVRPKISSDFDFEGEMAVIIGKRGRHISRADALSYVAGYSAYNDGSVRDWQKHTSQFLPGKTFAGTGAFGPWLVTTDDIPDPTRLTLETRLNGQVVQHTTTNLMITDIPALIEYCSTILPLEPGDVLVTGTPGGVGAKRTPPLWMKPGDVVEVEISQIGVLRNSIADEV encoded by the coding sequence ATGAAGCTTGTCTCCTTTGAATTGGCCGGAAAAGCCGGCTATGGTGCGGTGCGCGAGAACGGCATTGTCGACCTCGGTCGGCGATTCGGCAGTGATGCGCCCACGTTGCGCGCGCTGCTCGAAATCGACGGTCTGGCGGCTGCTCGCCGCGTCGTGGAAGAGAGCGCCGCAGACTTTGCGTTGGCCGATGTCAAGCTTCTGCCGGTGATTCCCAATCCTGACAAGATCATCTGCGTCGGGCTCAATTACCACGATCATTTGGCGGAGACGGGGCGTACTCAGACCGAAAAGCCGGTGTTGTTCGCGCGATGGCCCGGTAGTCAGGTCGGCCATGGTGTCGATATGGTGAGACCGAAGATCTCGAGCGATTTCGACTTCGAGGGCGAAATGGCCGTGATCATTGGCAAGCGTGGTCGCCACATCTCTCGCGCAGATGCACTTTCCTATGTGGCAGGCTACAGCGCCTATAACGACGGCAGCGTGCGCGACTGGCAGAAGCACACGAGTCAATTCCTGCCGGGCAAGACGTTTGCCGGCACGGGCGCGTTCGGCCCCTGGCTGGTGACCACGGACGACATTCCCGACCCGACCCGGTTGACGCTCGAGACCCGATTGAATGGCCAGGTCGTACAGCACACCACGACCAATCTGATGATCACGGACATCCCGGCGTTGATCGAGTACTGCTCGACCATCCTGCCGCTGGAGCCGGGTGATGTGCTGGTAACCGGCACCCCGGGGGGCGTTGGCGCGAAGCGGACGCCGCCGTTGTGGATGAAGCCGGGTGACGTGGTCGAAGTCGAAATTTCGCAGATTGGCGTGCTGCGCAACTCGATTGCCGATGAAGTCTGA
- a CDS encoding cytochrome P450, producing MKIGDVNLADPDAFFTAVPYDYFAMMRREAPVSWVPRVGDDGFWSITRYADIADVEKRPEVFSSRANILPLPIPEYTLARDIDHNIILSDPPRHGFLRRVIMSAFTQKAILGINERVRVLTTRIIDSVIESGECNLVDVAAYVPIEIVAEMLGVPESDRARLFAWADATVGSADPDATRHISSKQAAEEMFEYASRLGAERRRNPQGDIFSTIAAAKENGERLSDVDLGCFFLLLATAGTETTRTQILQGSLALIEHPDQRRKLIEDRSKLTNAIEEMLRWSTPAMCFGRKALVDTQVGGQAIKAGQQVVLWYCSGSRDESVFANPDVFDVDRHNAREHQAFGVRGSIHQCLGSMLARSELVAVFDALLERMPDMSLAGPVVRLRSNFANGIKQMPVRFTPGIVLGDGPSARWYAAENEGCPAHSSPSATRCPVTSHGE from the coding sequence ATGAAGATTGGTGACGTTAATCTGGCGGACCCCGATGCCTTTTTCACGGCGGTCCCATACGACTACTTTGCGATGATGCGGCGTGAAGCACCGGTTTCCTGGGTTCCGCGCGTCGGGGATGACGGTTTTTGGTCGATTACGCGTTATGCAGATATTGCGGATGTGGAGAAACGTCCGGAAGTCTTCAGCTCGCGCGCCAATATTCTGCCGCTGCCTATCCCGGAATACACACTGGCGCGGGATATCGATCACAACATCATCCTGTCCGATCCCCCTCGTCATGGCTTTCTTCGACGCGTCATCATGAGCGCATTTACGCAGAAGGCGATTCTGGGCATTAATGAGCGCGTGCGTGTCCTGACCACGCGCATCATCGACTCGGTAATCGAGTCCGGTGAGTGCAACCTTGTCGACGTGGCGGCCTATGTTCCGATCGAGATCGTGGCGGAAATGCTTGGCGTGCCCGAATCGGATCGAGCTCGATTGTTCGCGTGGGCCGATGCAACCGTCGGCAGCGCAGATCCGGACGCCACGCGGCATATCAGCAGCAAGCAAGCCGCCGAAGAGATGTTCGAATACGCTAGCCGCCTGGGGGCCGAGCGTCGGCGCAATCCTCAGGGCGATATCTTCAGCACCATCGCGGCAGCCAAGGAGAACGGCGAGAGGCTGTCGGACGTGGACCTCGGTTGTTTCTTCCTGTTGCTTGCGACCGCGGGCACCGAAACCACGCGCACACAGATATTGCAGGGCTCACTGGCGCTGATCGAACATCCGGATCAGCGCCGCAAGCTTATCGAAGATCGCAGTAAATTGACCAACGCCATCGAGGAAATGCTGCGCTGGAGTACGCCGGCCATGTGTTTCGGACGCAAGGCTTTGGTCGACACCCAGGTGGGCGGACAGGCCATCAAGGCCGGACAGCAGGTCGTGCTCTGGTATTGCTCCGGCAGCCGCGATGAGTCGGTGTTTGCCAATCCGGATGTGTTTGACGTTGATCGGCACAACGCGCGTGAACATCAGGCGTTCGGTGTGCGCGGCAGCATCCACCAATGCCTGGGGTCGATGCTGGCCCGATCTGAACTGGTGGCGGTTTTCGACGCGCTTCTGGAGCGTATGCCAGATATGTCGCTCGCCGGGCCGGTGGTGCGTTTGCGCTCAAACTTCGCCAACGGAATCAAGCAGATGCCTGTTCGCTTCACGCCCGGGATCGTGCTCGGAGACGGCCCGAGCGCGCGCTGGTATGCGGCGGAAAACGAGGGATGTCCTGCGCATTCGTCACCCTCTGCGACGCGGTGTCCCGTGACTTCGCATGGCGAGTGA
- a CDS encoding amidohydrolase family protein, with translation MTVANYPVYDADRHFYEPPEAFLRHLPKKFQKEFQYVEVNGRTKLAVAGVLSDYIPNPTFEVVAAPGSHEKWYRGQNPEGLSLRECTGAPVPSQAAFHSGDAHLKVMDEQRIHAGLFIPTLASIIEERLAHKPDVIHALLQSVNRWTADECGFAHQGRLFPVPMINLSNVDAACEELDYLLAAGARVVGIRPAPVTGLTGGRSMGFEEFDPFWARINEAKIFVVMHVSDSGYDKIYQWWTAGGKGEFRPFEKDPFGEILDWMGRPIADSLGALICHGVFDRFPNVRVASLENGSGWLEPLLHRLNMTYHKMPKAFRRHPVETFRQHVYVAPFYEDPVEKVIELIGVERVLFGSDWPHPEGLAHPLDFFKDIESLSAEQTQRVMSTNLKELLEGVR, from the coding sequence ATGACTGTCGCGAATTACCCGGTGTATGACGCTGATCGACATTTCTACGAGCCCCCCGAGGCCTTTCTGCGCCATCTTCCGAAGAAGTTTCAGAAAGAGTTTCAGTATGTAGAGGTCAACGGCCGGACCAAGCTGGCCGTAGCAGGCGTGCTCTCGGACTACATTCCGAACCCGACCTTTGAAGTCGTGGCGGCGCCGGGCTCACATGAGAAGTGGTATCGCGGGCAGAACCCGGAAGGCTTGTCGCTCCGGGAATGCACGGGCGCACCGGTGCCCTCTCAAGCCGCGTTTCACAGTGGCGATGCGCATTTGAAGGTGATGGATGAGCAGCGCATTCATGCCGGCCTGTTCATCCCGACGCTGGCGTCGATCATCGAAGAACGCCTGGCGCATAAGCCGGACGTGATTCATGCGCTGCTTCAGAGCGTGAATCGCTGGACTGCCGATGAGTGTGGATTCGCGCACCAAGGCCGCCTGTTCCCGGTGCCGATGATCAATCTGTCGAACGTCGATGCCGCCTGCGAGGAACTGGATTACCTGCTGGCAGCCGGCGCGCGAGTCGTGGGCATTCGTCCGGCCCCCGTCACCGGGCTCACGGGCGGTCGATCCATGGGCTTTGAGGAGTTTGATCCGTTCTGGGCACGCATCAACGAAGCAAAGATCTTTGTCGTGATGCACGTATCCGACTCCGGTTACGACAAGATCTATCAGTGGTGGACGGCGGGCGGGAAAGGCGAGTTCCGTCCGTTCGAAAAGGACCCCTTTGGCGAAATTCTCGACTGGATGGGACGTCCGATCGCTGACTCATTGGGCGCATTGATCTGCCACGGCGTATTCGATCGATTCCCGAATGTGCGAGTCGCCTCACTGGAGAACGGTTCCGGTTGGCTGGAGCCGCTGCTGCATCGCCTGAACATGACGTATCACAAGATGCCGAAGGCCTTCCGCCGGCATCCGGTTGAGACATTCCGTCAGCATGTCTACGTTGCACCGTTCTATGAAGATCCCGTCGAGAAAGTGATCGAGCTGATCGGCGTGGAGCGCGTTCTCTTCGGTAGTGATTGGCCCCATCCGGAGGGGCTGGCACATCCGCTCGATTTCTTCAAGGATATCGAGAGCCTGAGTGCCGAACAGACGCAGCGCGTCATGAGTACCAATTTGAAGGAATTGCTCGAGGGCGTTCGATAA
- a CDS encoding 2Fe-2S iron-sulfur cluster-binding protein, translated as MPTIYFVEPGGVTHEVPADAGYSLMQAAVKEMVPGIPAECGGSCSCATCHVYVDDAWFARLPPPSEDEKMMLEGTLEPRPTSRLTCQIIVHPEMDGMVVHVPANTW; from the coding sequence ATGCCGACAATCTATTTTGTCGAACCGGGTGGTGTGACGCATGAGGTGCCCGCTGACGCTGGATATTCGCTGATGCAAGCGGCGGTGAAGGAGATGGTGCCCGGCATTCCGGCGGAATGCGGCGGGTCTTGCAGTTGCGCGACTTGTCATGTGTATGTCGACGACGCGTGGTTTGCGCGCCTGCCGCCACCGTCCGAGGACGAGAAGATGATGTTGGAGGGAACGCTGGAACCTCGACCCACCAGCCGTTTGACCTGTCAGATCATCGTGCACCCGGAGATGGATGGCATGGTCGTCCACGTCCCCGCGAACACCTGGTGA
- a CDS encoding TetR/AcrR family transcriptional regulator yields the protein MSDEGIDIEPVQPSAFHQRVIDATQECVNRLGLDRTKVDDIAEVAGISRATLYRRYGNKDAILEALIGEQVGPAAQAAIGILMAREGGIAQRIELALVRGVLEMPRQPWLENVFEATSHTQGQALFHATYRQRIRAVLHLLLKEPGIRPGLDLEATLSWFLRELLALLAMRPCDEATLRRHIRCFILPVFVPDHAFAKTLVN from the coding sequence ATGAGCGATGAGGGTATCGACATTGAGCCGGTACAGCCGAGTGCTTTCCATCAGCGAGTGATCGACGCGACCCAGGAATGTGTCAACCGTCTTGGGTTGGATCGCACAAAGGTTGACGATATTGCCGAGGTCGCGGGGATCTCCCGCGCCACGCTCTATCGAAGATATGGCAACAAGGATGCGATTCTCGAAGCGTTGATTGGCGAGCAGGTTGGCCCGGCAGCGCAAGCCGCCATTGGCATATTGATGGCCAGGGAAGGGGGCATAGCGCAGCGCATCGAGTTGGCGCTTGTGCGTGGCGTGCTGGAAATGCCTCGTCAGCCCTGGTTAGAGAACGTATTCGAGGCGACATCGCATACCCAAGGGCAAGCGCTTTTTCACGCCACTTATCGACAGCGTATCCGAGCCGTCCTGCACCTGTTGCTCAAGGAACCCGGGATACGTCCCGGTCTCGATCTCGAGGCCACACTTTCTTGGTTTCTCAGGGAGTTGCTGGCGCTACTCGCCATGCGACCGTGCGATGAGGCCACATTACGTCGACATATTCGTTGTTTTATCTTGCCGGTGTTTGTGCCGGATCACGCGTTCGCGAAGACGCTTGTCAACTAG